Proteins from one Shewanella pealeana ATCC 700345 genomic window:
- a CDS encoding protein-disulfide reductase DsbD family protein, protein MKILKQIILVCLLALANPVFAQSTGWLENPNHPPVKVRFMLTGEVDKASNTVPGVLEVELDGEWKTYWRSPGEGGIAPSIDWSGSSNLNQVDWDWPAPEQFSLLGLQTFGYHHEAAFPMQLQLDDTNKPTHLQGKFTLSSCTNVCVLTDYELNLDIDPTALNADVDAMFAYNKAVSKVPVKLQREDVTLGWDVKAQQLQVEMDDTGWSMPKFIIDGEPDTTFKFVRFERYDTDSGQQKLRAIFDATSWLGEPELIGKSLNLTVMDKEQALEFVANVSGITIQASGHSLLSMLVIALLGGLILNVMPCVLPVLGMKLSSVIAAPNLQVKQIRQQFIASALGILVSFWLLAGFILILKFTGQAIGWGVQFQNPWFIGFMAVVTAIFAINMLGAFEINLPSSLQTKLATTGGNDHRGHFLQGMFATLLATPCSAPFLGTAVAFALGADVLSLFVIFSALALGMALPWLLVAAFPQVARYFPKPGRWMSVVKVVFSGLLVLTSLWLLSLLANFIPAAYLWIAAGTLVLLFLVLMAKVQGKAAVIASVSVGIMVIAVGAFSTSNRWAQPLPTDLEWHMLNEPEIARQVAAGKTVFVDVTADWCITCKANKVGVILQDPVYSELKADNIVLMEGEWTKPSKPITEYLQSHNRFGVPFNVVYGPNAPEGIALPVILSASDVIDAINVASVRF, encoded by the coding sequence GTGAAAATATTAAAACAGATTATTCTGGTGTGTTTATTAGCATTAGCTAATCCGGTATTTGCCCAGTCAACAGGCTGGCTAGAGAACCCTAATCACCCGCCAGTAAAAGTGAGGTTTATGCTCACGGGGGAGGTCGATAAGGCCAGTAACACAGTGCCTGGGGTGCTGGAAGTTGAGCTCGATGGTGAGTGGAAAACCTATTGGCGTAGCCCTGGTGAGGGCGGCATTGCGCCGAGTATCGACTGGAGTGGCTCAAGCAACTTAAACCAAGTCGATTGGGACTGGCCTGCACCTGAGCAATTCTCGCTACTTGGTCTACAAACCTTTGGTTATCACCATGAGGCTGCTTTTCCTATGCAGCTGCAACTCGATGATACAAATAAGCCCACTCATTTACAGGGTAAATTTACCCTGTCGTCATGCACTAATGTGTGTGTATTAACAGATTATGAGCTTAACCTAGATATCGACCCCACTGCATTAAATGCTGATGTTGACGCCATGTTTGCCTACAACAAAGCCGTGTCTAAAGTACCGGTTAAATTGCAGCGAGAAGATGTCACGCTTGGTTGGGATGTAAAAGCGCAGCAACTGCAAGTGGAGATGGATGATACTGGTTGGAGCATGCCAAAATTTATTATCGATGGTGAGCCTGATACCACCTTTAAGTTTGTGCGGTTCGAGCGTTATGACACCGATAGCGGCCAGCAAAAGCTACGAGCTATCTTTGATGCAACAAGCTGGCTAGGTGAGCCTGAGCTCATTGGTAAGTCGTTAAACCTTACGGTGATGGATAAAGAGCAGGCATTAGAGTTTGTTGCAAACGTTAGCGGCATCACCATTCAAGCTAGCGGCCATTCGCTACTGAGCATGCTAGTTATCGCGCTATTAGGTGGCCTGATTTTAAATGTCATGCCCTGCGTGTTACCGGTTCTAGGCATGAAATTAAGTTCAGTGATAGCGGCGCCAAATCTACAAGTTAAGCAAATCCGCCAGCAGTTTATCGCCTCTGCCTTGGGGATTTTAGTGTCATTTTGGTTGCTTGCAGGATTTATCTTAATCCTTAAATTTACCGGGCAGGCGATAGGTTGGGGGGTACAGTTCCAAAACCCTTGGTTTATTGGTTTTATGGCGGTAGTTACCGCGATATTTGCCATCAATATGTTGGGCGCGTTTGAGATTAACTTACCATCGAGTTTGCAAACTAAGTTGGCAACCACTGGCGGTAATGATCACCGCGGACATTTCTTGCAAGGCATGTTTGCGACCTTACTTGCGACGCCGTGCAGCGCACCATTTCTTGGTACTGCGGTGGCCTTCGCCCTTGGCGCTGACGTATTGAGTCTATTTGTTATCTTTAGCGCCTTAGCGCTAGGCATGGCGTTACCTTGGTTGCTAGTGGCTGCGTTTCCTCAAGTTGCGCGTTATTTCCCTAAACCGGGCCGCTGGATGAGTGTGGTTAAAGTGGTGTTCTCCGGCCTCTTGGTACTGACTAGTCTGTGGCTACTTAGTCTGTTAGCCAACTTTATACCGGCTGCTTACTTGTGGATTGCGGCTGGCACTTTAGTACTGTTGTTTTTAGTGTTGATGGCCAAAGTTCAAGGAAAAGCTGCTGTTATCGCCAGTGTCAGCGTCGGAATTATGGTGATAGCCGTTGGGGCATTTTCTACATCTAACAGGTGGGCGCAGCCGTTACCAACCGACTTAGAATGGCATATGTTGAATGAGCCTGAAATCGCGAGACAAGTTGCGGCAGGCAAGACCGTATTTGTCGATGTGACTGCCGATTGGTGTATTACCTGTAAAGCCAACAAGGTTGGGGTGATCTTACAAGATCCGGTATACAGCGAATTAAAGGCTGACAATATCGTGTTGATGGAGGGGGAGTGGACTAAACCATCGAAGCCAATAACCGAGTATTTACAGAGCCATAACCGCTTTGGTGTGCCCTTTAACGTGGTTTACGGCCCGAATGCGCCAGAGGGGATTGCACTGCCAGTGATCTTGTCTGCCAGCGATGTTATCGATGCTATCAATGTGGCCTCGGTAAGGTTCTAA
- a CDS encoding dodecin: protein MSHTYKIIELAGSSPISSDEAIKNAIATANESLKHLRWFQVVETRGHLEEGMVAHWQVTIKVGFTLDPKA from the coding sequence ATGAGTCATACCTACAAGATTATCGAACTAGCAGGATCGTCTCCAATTAGCTCAGATGAAGCCATTAAAAATGCCATAGCCACGGCAAATGAATCATTGAAGCACCTTAGGTGGTTTCAGGTGGTTGAAACCCGAGGACATCTAGAAGAAGGTATGGTCGCTCATTGGCAAGTAACAATAAAAGTGGGTTTCACCTTAGACCCCAAAGCCTAA
- the metE gene encoding 5-methyltetrahydropteroyltriglutamate--homocysteine S-methyltransferase yields MQLNSLGFPRIGRFRELKFALEKYWRGEIEQSQLTDISRDLRKSHWQWQADAGVKLLPVGDFAFYDQVLTLSATLGAIPERHRGDAGIDIDTLFRVGRGRAPTGNDAPAAEMTKFFNTNYHYIVPELTADQTFEIGYDQLFEEVSEVQALGYQAKPVILGPVSFLYLSKSVGSDFDRLSLLPQLLETYQKILTRFNSQGVEWIQLDEPVLALELESDWQAAISQTYTALTEGDLKVLLASYYGSIAHQHSLVSKLPVAGLHLDLVTAPQQLSTFVATLGQEQVLSAGVINGRNVWAADLDNIAAQLSSVARDLKQRLWLAPSCSLLHSPVDLEVETALSPVLKQQLSFAKQKLTELSKLKILLNDADSVEAKAIVVECRSRRSARAEAANQQVIARVTALTEQDYERDDLFAVRQAAQRQKFRLPLLPTTTIGSFPQTLAIRGLRSRWRKGEISLEQYNDQLRQVTRDTVERQLKLGIDVLVHGEAERNDMVEYFGEQLDGVGFTQFGWVQSYGSRCVKPPLIYGDVSRPAAMTVQWAEFAQSLTDKPVKGMLTGPVTILHWSFAREDISREQIATQIGLAIRDEVVELQNAGIGIIQIDEPAFREGLPLKKSDWQHYLNWAVNAFKLSAAGVTNETQIHTHMCYSEFNETIAAIAAMDADVITIETSRSRMELLNAFEDFNYPNEIGPGVYDIHSPNTPTVDEIVSLMQKAAQKVPVEQLWVNPDCGLKTRTWDEVEPALVNLVAATKILRRTLS; encoded by the coding sequence ATGCAATTAAATAGTTTGGGTTTTCCACGCATTGGTCGTTTTCGTGAATTAAAGTTTGCCTTAGAGAAGTATTGGCGTGGTGAAATTGAACAATCTCAATTAACTGATATATCGAGAGATTTGCGTAAGTCACACTGGCAGTGGCAGGCAGATGCTGGGGTGAAATTATTACCTGTTGGTGATTTTGCTTTTTATGATCAAGTATTAACATTGAGTGCAACTTTAGGGGCAATTCCTGAACGGCACCGTGGAGATGCAGGCATAGATATCGACACACTATTCCGAGTCGGACGTGGTAGAGCACCAACAGGTAATGATGCGCCAGCAGCTGAAATGACCAAGTTTTTTAACACTAACTACCACTATATTGTGCCTGAGTTGACAGCGGATCAAACTTTCGAAATTGGCTATGATCAGCTGTTTGAAGAAGTGAGCGAAGTACAAGCCCTTGGCTATCAAGCTAAGCCGGTTATTCTTGGGCCGGTATCATTTCTATATCTGTCTAAATCGGTGGGCTCAGATTTTGATAGATTAAGTTTATTGCCACAGCTTTTAGAAACATATCAAAAAATACTGACTCGCTTTAACAGCCAAGGCGTTGAATGGATCCAGCTCGATGAGCCGGTGCTAGCGTTGGAGCTTGAAAGTGATTGGCAAGCAGCGATAAGTCAAACCTATACGGCATTAACCGAGGGCGACTTGAAGGTATTATTAGCCAGCTACTACGGCAGTATTGCTCATCAGCACTCGTTGGTGTCTAAGCTTCCTGTTGCAGGTTTACACCTTGATTTAGTCACGGCGCCACAGCAGTTAAGCACATTTGTCGCCACCTTAGGCCAAGAGCAAGTCTTGTCTGCCGGTGTGATTAATGGTCGTAATGTGTGGGCGGCAGATCTAGATAATATTGCAGCGCAGCTAAGCAGTGTGGCTCGCGATCTCAAGCAACGTTTATGGTTAGCGCCATCGTGCTCTCTACTTCATAGTCCAGTCGATCTCGAAGTCGAAACAGCGTTGTCACCTGTGCTTAAACAGCAGCTTTCATTTGCAAAACAGAAGCTGACAGAGCTGAGTAAGTTGAAAATATTATTAAATGATGCTGATTCGGTTGAGGCTAAAGCCATTGTCGTGGAGTGTCGCTCAAGACGCAGTGCTCGCGCCGAAGCGGCCAATCAACAGGTGATAGCCAGAGTCACGGCTTTAACAGAGCAGGACTATGAGCGTGACGATCTGTTTGCTGTTAGGCAGGCGGCGCAAAGACAGAAATTTAGGCTACCGTTACTGCCTACCACGACTATCGGTAGTTTCCCGCAAACACTAGCCATTCGTGGCCTGCGTAGCCGCTGGCGTAAAGGGGAGATAAGCCTTGAGCAATATAACGACCAGCTTCGACAAGTGACTCGCGACACCGTTGAGCGTCAGCTAAAGCTTGGTATCGATGTACTGGTTCATGGTGAAGCAGAGCGCAATGACATGGTGGAATACTTCGGCGAACAGCTCGATGGTGTGGGTTTTACGCAGTTTGGTTGGGTACAAAGTTATGGTTCGCGCTGCGTTAAGCCGCCGCTAATCTATGGTGATGTGTCACGTCCTGCGGCAATGACGGTGCAGTGGGCTGAATTTGCTCAGAGCCTCACCGACAAACCCGTTAAAGGCATGCTGACAGGTCCTGTTACCATTTTGCATTGGTCGTTTGCCCGTGAAGATATCAGTCGCGAGCAGATCGCGACCCAAATTGGTCTAGCCATTCGAGATGAAGTGGTCGAGCTGCAGAATGCGGGGATAGGCATCATTCAAATTGATGAGCCAGCATTTCGTGAAGGGCTGCCGCTGAAGAAGAGCGATTGGCAGCATTACCTTAACTGGGCGGTTAATGCCTTTAAATTAAGTGCAGCAGGCGTGACAAACGAAACGCAGATCCACACTCATATGTGCTACAGCGAATTTAACGAAACCATAGCGGCAATTGCGGCGATGGACGCCGATGTGATTACCATAGAGACATCCCGTTCAAGAATGGAGCTGTTAAATGCATTTGAAGATTTTAATTATCCGAATGAAATTGGTCCGGGTGTTTACGATATTCATTCACCGAATACGCCAACGGTCGATGAGATTGTTAGCTTGATGCAGAAGGCAGCGCAAAAGGTACCTGTAGAGCAACTTTGGGTAAATCCGGATTGTGGCCTGAAGACCCGCACCTGGGATGAAGTTGAGCCAGCCTTGGTTAACCTTGTCGCGGCAACGAAAATTTTAAGACGTACACTGAGCTAA
- a CDS encoding protein disulfide oxidoreductase, with protein MSTDSQRPDKPNSRDKIAVKHQSFGRRLFGWLKQLLFMLVVLTVFSAALDVWRSRDISTDQLPNIQATTVQGDKVDLLAMSHKQPVLLYFWGSWCPVCSFVSPSVDIAASQYPVITVAMNSGTDEKVRKYLQHKGYDFAVVNDPRGEISQQWSMQLTPTLLVIKDGELAYYTSGFTSLPGIWWRMLLA; from the coding sequence ATGAGCACGGATAGCCAAAGGCCTGATAAGCCGAATTCGAGAGACAAAATTGCAGTTAAGCATCAATCTTTTGGACGAAGGTTATTTGGTTGGCTCAAGCAACTGTTGTTTATGCTGGTGGTGTTAACTGTGTTCTCTGCTGCGCTGGACGTATGGCGCAGTCGAGATATTTCTACAGATCAGCTACCCAATATTCAAGCAACGACGGTGCAAGGTGACAAGGTTGATTTATTAGCTATGAGCCACAAGCAACCTGTGTTGCTGTATTTTTGGGGGTCTTGGTGCCCGGTATGTAGTTTTGTTAGTCCATCGGTCGATATCGCCGCCAGCCAATATCCGGTTATTACCGTCGCGATGAACTCGGGAACGGATGAGAAAGTGCGTAAATACTTACAGCATAAAGGGTATGACTTTGCCGTGGTGAATGACCCTCGCGGAGAAATATCACAGCAGTGGTCAATGCAGTTAACGCCCACGCTGTTAGTGATAAAAGATGGTGAGCTGGCTTATTACACGAGTGGCTTTACTAGCTTGCCAGGAATTTGGTGGCGTATGCTCTTGGCATAA
- a CDS encoding carboxymuconolactone decarboxylase family protein, with translation MTQATKQHLSITSALESSDISSRVMACMLKTENHVNNSGLDHTLLELIRYRVSLINGCAYCIDMHFKEALAAGETAQRMASLSIWREAPYYTQKERVVLNWAEALTDLPHVGVTHDETRLQQATTALSSYFSSQEISELTLAVIQINAWNRLAKTFDFGVGSFEVSN, from the coding sequence ATGACACAAGCAACTAAACAACACCTTTCAATTACTTCAGCACTAGAGAGTAGTGATATCAGCAGTAGAGTGATGGCCTGTATGTTAAAAACAGAAAATCATGTTAATAACAGTGGACTTGACCATACTTTACTCGAGCTTATTCGTTATCGTGTGTCGTTAATTAACGGCTGTGCCTACTGCATCGATATGCACTTTAAAGAGGCATTAGCTGCTGGCGAGACAGCCCAGAGAATGGCGTCCTTGTCTATCTGGCGCGAAGCGCCTTATTACACTCAGAAAGAGCGTGTGGTATTAAACTGGGCCGAGGCGCTCACGGATCTTCCCCATGTTGGAGTGACCCATGATGAGACGCGTCTGCAGCAGGCGACAACAGCACTTAGCAGTTACTTCTCTAGTCAAGAGATAAGCGAGCTGACATTAGCTGTGATCCAAATTAATGCTTGGAATCGTTTAGCTAAAACGTTCGACTTTGGTGTTGGCAGCTTTGAAGTGAGTAACTAA
- a CDS encoding tetratricopeptide repeat-containing diguanylate cyclase: MPKLSLLIQILLFVSTLTVCSLGFAEQTNIQKADKIFAIIDSGTIDNPEAYNLHLTQLESLISKGDTSRQLRLQRALCWSFNPYIKEQIPTALAFAKHVLTNPKLVNFPDHKLDLELCHTWFSEKHGNVEAALKGYNKIIEEAYARENLRLVADARNMRGFLRSYQGNFTQGLEDLLIAHALYQNLNLPAWAHSSLYEIATSYRRLGEHKNAIRYFKQVQNGHINKQNFDGANAISVSIAIAEEEQGNLEVAKTLFEESHDYWRNNKKELEQATVAVNIASTLIKLGEFTQAHQYLDEAEPFILSTDTAFYSFLHLFRAQAYLAESQLSQAHKSIAYARSAFSRVKNIRGLAQLQLVESQAFLKQKDWKQAYYALSEYMKLHIELDSKQLSSYTTEMRTRFNADQIEQENRHLIENQQLRELELAMLEQNELQQGIIIFLGGFIILIVSVFAYKQIQKNKLLSALALTDDLTQLPNRRYIYAKAQTYFEQAQRTESPLSVITFDIDYFKLINDKFGHEVGDHALKLLADTCREVLATQYKTARIGGEEFLVILPDTDLAQGYKIAQALVHSVRYGDFSQLPSGFSMTISAGVASLSTADSKLSLLLKKADQALYIAKTEGRNQARMG, from the coding sequence ATGCCTAAACTTTCCCTGTTAATACAAATTCTGCTATTTGTAAGCACTCTTACGGTGTGCAGTTTAGGCTTCGCCGAACAAACTAACATCCAAAAGGCAGATAAAATTTTTGCCATTATCGATAGTGGCACCATTGACAATCCCGAAGCCTATAACCTGCATCTAACTCAATTAGAAAGCTTAATCTCAAAAGGGGATACCTCAAGACAACTGCGCCTACAACGAGCCCTGTGTTGGTCATTCAACCCTTATATAAAAGAGCAAATCCCAACAGCTTTAGCATTTGCCAAACACGTACTGACCAACCCTAAATTAGTAAACTTTCCAGACCATAAGCTCGACTTGGAGCTGTGCCACACTTGGTTTTCAGAGAAGCATGGCAACGTAGAAGCGGCGCTAAAAGGTTATAACAAGATAATAGAAGAGGCCTATGCTCGAGAGAATTTACGCTTGGTGGCCGATGCCAGAAATATGCGTGGCTTCTTACGATCTTACCAAGGTAACTTTACTCAAGGACTCGAAGACTTACTGATAGCCCATGCTTTGTATCAAAATTTAAACCTACCCGCTTGGGCTCATAGCAGCTTGTATGAAATCGCCACCAGTTATCGCCGCCTAGGCGAACATAAAAATGCTATTCGTTACTTTAAACAAGTTCAAAACGGCCATATTAACAAGCAAAACTTTGATGGTGCCAATGCCATATCTGTCTCAATTGCCATTGCTGAAGAAGAACAAGGTAATCTCGAAGTCGCAAAGACATTGTTTGAAGAGAGTCATGACTATTGGAGAAACAACAAAAAAGAGTTAGAGCAAGCTACTGTTGCAGTGAATATCGCGAGTACCTTGATAAAACTCGGTGAGTTTACTCAAGCTCACCAATACCTAGATGAAGCCGAGCCGTTTATCCTGTCTACAGATACCGCGTTTTACAGCTTTTTACATCTATTTCGCGCACAAGCGTACCTTGCAGAGAGTCAACTGTCTCAGGCTCACAAGAGTATTGCATACGCCCGCAGCGCTTTTAGCAGAGTGAAGAACATACGCGGGTTGGCACAATTGCAATTAGTCGAAAGCCAGGCATTTCTCAAGCAAAAAGATTGGAAACAAGCCTACTATGCACTCTCTGAATATATGAAGTTGCATATCGAACTCGATAGTAAGCAACTTTCAAGCTACACCACAGAGATGCGTACCCGCTTCAATGCCGATCAAATTGAACAAGAAAACCGTCATCTTATAGAAAATCAGCAGCTCAGAGAATTAGAGCTGGCCATGTTAGAACAAAATGAACTACAGCAAGGGATCATTATCTTTCTAGGTGGCTTTATCATCTTGATTGTTTCGGTGTTTGCCTATAAACAAATTCAAAAGAACAAACTATTATCGGCACTTGCGCTAACGGATGACCTCACCCAACTTCCCAACCGACGCTATATTTATGCTAAGGCTCAGACCTACTTCGAACAGGCTCAAAGGACCGAGAGTCCATTATCGGTGATCACCTTCGATATCGACTATTTCAAGCTAATTAACGACAAGTTTGGTCACGAAGTCGGCGATCACGCCTTAAAGCTTCTGGCGGATACATGCCGCGAAGTGCTCGCAACACAATATAAGACCGCCCGTATTGGCGGCGAAGAGTTTTTAGTTATCTTGCCTGATACCGATTTGGCACAGGGTTATAAGATAGCTCAGGCCTTGGTGCATAGTGTCAGATACGGTGATTTTAGCCAACTACCATCAGGGTTTAGCATGACTATCAGTGCCGGTGTCGCAAGCCTCAGCACTGCGGACAGCAAGTTGTCGCTGCTCCTCAAAAAAGCCGACCAAGCCTTGTACATAGCTAAAACAGAAGGTCGCAACCAAGCTAGGATGGGTTAA
- a CDS encoding DsbA family protein, giving the protein MKTHKTHNYLGPKQPIFKSKFQAGLFISTIAAFAFYCAMLIISQNVKAEGSRVNPMWVSAPTMKEMINANRSALFHQADDPWKGAETPQITMVYFTDFNCPYCKKLEPELDKLMAEYPQLKVIVKMVPLQGQSSVEAVDFAQRVWMNEPDKYLKLKEMLMASPRRLDSQTIAKVAAMTNTSQWLSQADASISPAISDNLELMRGLRLGGTPSMVIGENIIVGLVPFSQLKQQVEQALEAQDEHG; this is encoded by the coding sequence ATGAAGACTCATAAAACACACAATTATCTAGGCCCTAAGCAGCCAATTTTTAAAAGTAAGTTTCAAGCAGGACTCTTTATATCGACCATAGCCGCATTTGCGTTTTATTGTGCGATGTTGATCATCAGTCAAAATGTGAAAGCTGAAGGCTCAAGGGTTAACCCTATGTGGGTGAGTGCGCCAACTATGAAGGAGATGATAAATGCCAATCGCTCAGCTCTGTTTCATCAAGCCGACGACCCGTGGAAAGGTGCAGAAACGCCACAAATCACCATGGTTTACTTTACCGACTTTAACTGCCCCTACTGCAAGAAACTGGAGCCTGAGTTAGATAAGCTTATGGCTGAATATCCACAGCTTAAAGTCATAGTAAAAATGGTACCATTACAGGGACAAAGCTCTGTTGAGGCGGTCGATTTTGCACAAAGGGTTTGGATGAATGAGCCTGATAAGTATTTAAAATTAAAAGAGATGTTAATGGCGTCACCACGTCGTTTAGATAGTCAAACAATAGCTAAAGTCGCAGCGATGACAAATACCAGTCAATGGTTGAGTCAGGCTGACGCAAGCATATCTCCAGCGATTTCAGATAACCTTGAATTAATGAGGGGATTAAGATTAGGTGGCACACCGAGTATGGTGATTGGAGAGAACATTATTGTGGGCTTGGTGCCATTTTCACAGCTAAAGCAGCAAGTCGAGCAGGCATTGGAGGCACAAGATGAGCACGGATAG
- a CDS encoding LysR family transcriptional regulator — protein sequence MLSAMRIFIKVVELGSFSKAAEVLNMAPSSVARNIDSLEQDFNAVLLKRSTRQLLLTEAGELFLEGARKLVNDEETLKTSLSKRDSQPEGILRISVFEGFGRVKICPILPDFLAQYPKVKIEIDLDNQLVDLHSENVDIAIRIGNAQDSSLNARMLMANQTSLCASAKYLAQFGTPKKPEELQHHNCLLLDRDRQRTYWHFKKGNQYKKVPVQGNLTSRGGTPILEAAIHHGGIVQLSSWMMEDLIQDGSLVRCLPDWTPSLSEQSSGDIYALYRGGKHMRPVIRAFIDYLVKALKR from the coding sequence ATGTTAAGTGCGATGCGGATCTTCATCAAAGTGGTTGAACTAGGAAGCTTCTCCAAAGCTGCCGAAGTACTCAATATGGCGCCATCAAGTGTCGCCCGCAATATCGACAGTCTTGAGCAAGACTTTAATGCAGTCTTGCTCAAGCGCAGCACTCGTCAGCTATTACTCACTGAAGCCGGTGAACTCTTCTTAGAAGGTGCACGCAAGCTGGTTAATGATGAAGAGACCCTGAAAACGTCGCTTTCAAAACGAGATAGCCAACCTGAAGGAATATTAAGGATATCGGTCTTTGAAGGATTTGGGCGGGTAAAAATCTGCCCTATTCTGCCCGATTTCTTAGCTCAATACCCTAAAGTAAAGATTGAAATAGACTTAGATAATCAACTGGTAGATTTACACTCAGAAAATGTGGACATTGCAATTCGCATTGGCAATGCACAAGATTCGAGTCTAAACGCCAGAATGCTGATGGCAAACCAAACTTCGCTCTGTGCTAGCGCTAAATACCTGGCTCAATTTGGCACTCCTAAGAAGCCTGAAGAGTTGCAGCATCATAACTGTTTACTCCTCGACCGGGACAGGCAGCGCACCTACTGGCATTTCAAAAAGGGCAATCAATATAAGAAAGTCCCAGTGCAAGGCAACTTAACCTCAAGAGGCGGCACGCCCATTCTAGAGGCGGCGATACATCACGGCGGCATAGTGCAACTGTCGAGTTGGATGATGGAAGACTTAATCCAAGATGGCAGTTTAGTGCGCTGCCTACCCGACTGGACACCCTCACTGTCAGAGCAATCCAGTGGCGATATCTATGCGCTCTACCGCGGCGGTAAGCACATGCGGCCAGTGATCCGCGCCTTTATCGATTACTTAGTAAAGGCGCTAAAGCGATAA
- the queG gene encoding tRNA epoxyqueuosine(34) reductase QueG, with the protein MSDTPSQLAPIDSLTSTQLGELALNIKVWGQELGFAQIGICDTDLSAEEPKLQAWLDKDYHGDMGYMANHGMMRARAYELHPGTVRVISARMNYLPPEAGFAFNLKDPNLGYISRYAGGRDYHKMIRNRLKKLGDRIEAELKELGISKPNSRPFVDSAPILERPLADKAGLGWTGKHSLLLNQDAGSWFFLGELLIDLPLPVDIPVVEGCNTCVACIKSCPTNAIVEPYIVDGSRCISYLTIELQGAIPVEFREAIGNRIYGCDDCQLVCPVNAKAPLTEESDFHTRASLKQPRLLELFAWSEAEFLKLTEGSPIRRIGHARWLRNIAVALGNAPSSEEIITALEARKLSSEVDEMVTEHIDWAVNQQRQKLEQQKAQPEATLTYNTQSRKTQRVIRSIEKGLPRDA; encoded by the coding sequence ATGTCCGACACTCCTTCACAACTTGCCCCAATCGACAGCCTAACGTCCACTCAACTTGGCGAATTAGCCCTTAACATTAAAGTTTGGGGCCAAGAACTAGGCTTTGCGCAAATTGGTATTTGCGATACAGACCTCAGTGCAGAAGAGCCAAAGCTTCAAGCTTGGTTAGACAAAGATTATCACGGCGACATGGGCTATATGGCCAATCATGGCATGATGCGCGCGCGAGCTTATGAGCTCCATCCTGGCACTGTGCGGGTTATTTCAGCGCGGATGAATTATCTCCCTCCTGAGGCTGGGTTCGCCTTCAATCTTAAAGATCCTAATCTTGGTTATATTTCCCGTTATGCTGGCGGTCGCGACTACCACAAGATGATCCGCAACCGTCTTAAAAAGCTAGGCGACAGAATTGAAGCCGAGCTAAAAGAACTTGGTATAAGTAAACCTAACTCCCGTCCTTTCGTCGACTCTGCGCCAATTTTAGAGCGCCCCTTAGCCGACAAGGCAGGCCTTGGTTGGACCGGAAAACACAGCTTATTGCTGAATCAAGATGCTGGCAGCTGGTTCTTTTTAGGGGAACTATTAATCGACTTACCTTTACCGGTCGATATTCCGGTTGTTGAAGGCTGTAATACCTGCGTGGCCTGTATCAAGTCTTGCCCGACGAACGCAATTGTCGAACCTTATATCGTCGATGGGAGTCGCTGTATTTCCTATTTAACCATTGAGCTGCAAGGTGCAATTCCCGTTGAGTTTAGAGAAGCTATCGGTAATCGAATCTACGGCTGTGATGATTGTCAGTTGGTCTGCCCGGTTAATGCTAAGGCGCCCCTCACTGAAGAAAGCGATTTCCACACCCGCGCTTCGCTCAAGCAGCCTCGACTACTTGAGTTATTTGCATGGAGTGAGGCTGAGTTTTTAAAACTCACCGAAGGCAGTCCAATTCGCCGCATCGGCCATGCTCGCTGGCTAAGAAACATTGCCGTCGCCCTAGGTAATGCCCCTAGCAGCGAAGAAATCATCACAGCACTCGAGGCTCGTAAACTCTCCAGTGAAGTGGATGAGATGGTAACAGAGCATATTGACTGGGCCGTTAATCAGCAGCGACAGAAACTTGAACAACAAAAAGCGCAGCCTGAAGCTACGCTGACTTATAACACTCAAAGTCGTAAAACCCAGAGGGTGATCCGCAGTATTGAAAAAGGCTTACCGAGAGACGCCTAA